A window of the Hordeum vulgare subsp. vulgare chromosome 5H, MorexV3_pseudomolecules_assembly, whole genome shotgun sequence genome harbors these coding sequences:
- the LOC123399005 gene encoding aspartic proteinase nepenthesin-1-like, protein MAAILHLFLPLLCTLATARGSVDFRADLSHPYAGSSLSTDHVTAHAARASKARAARITARLARALGKVGDISTANVPLAPLGDEGHSLTVGVGTPPQPRTLIVDTGSDLIWTQCELSRGRTATQREPPLYDPRKSSSFSFLPCSSRLCQDGQFSGKNCTGNRCMYDELYGSAEADGILASDTFTFGKVSLRLGFGCGALSAGSLVGASGLMGLSPGTMSLISQLSVPRFSYCLTPFAERKTSPMLFGAMADLRKYNTTGPIQTTAILRNPAMDTFYYYVPLVGLSLGTKRLRVPAASLAINPDGTGGTIVDSGSTMAHLAGKAFDAVKKAVLEAVKLPVFNGTVEDYELCFAVPSGVAMAAVKTPPLVLHFDGGAAMALPRDNYFQEPRAGLMCLAVARSPEDLGAPISIIGNVQQQNMHVLFDVHNQKFSFAPTKCHDI, encoded by the coding sequence ATGGCGgccattcttcatctcttccTCCCGCTTCTCTGCACCCTCGCTACCGCCCGCGGCTCTGTGGACTTCCGAGCGGACCTTAGCCACCCCTACGCCGGCAGCTCGCTCTCCACGGACCATGTCACTGCCCACGCCGCCCGCGCCAGCAAGGCCCGCGCGGCGAGGATCACCGCAAGGCTCGCGCGCGCCCTCGGCAAAGTCGGAGACATCTCAACAGCTAATGTGCCGCTCGCCCCGCTCGGCGACGAGGGCCACTCGCTGACCGTGGGCGTCGGCACGCCGCCGCAGCCGCGCACGCTCATCGTCGACACGGGCAGCGACCTCATCTGGACGCAGTGCGAGCTGTCCCGCGGCCGCACGGCGACGCAGCGCGAGCCGCCGCTCTACGATCCCCGCaagtcgtcctccttctccttcctcccctgcAGCAGCAGGCTGTGCCAGGACGGCCAGTTCAGCGGCAAGAACTGCACCGGGAACCGGTGCATGTACGACGAGCTCTACGGCAGCGCCGAGGCGGACGGCATCCTCGCGTCCGACACCTTCACCTTCGGCAAGGTCTCCCTCCGCCTCGGCTTCGGGTGCGGCGCGCTCTCGGCGGGGAGCCTCGTCGGCGCCTCCGGCCTCATGGGCCTCAGTCCGGGGACCATGTCACTCATATCCCAGCTGTCCGTGCCAAGGTTCTCCTACTGCCTCACCCCATTCGCCGAGCGCAAGACCAGCCCGATGCTCTTCGGCGCCATGGCCGACCTGCGCAAGTACAACACGACGGGGCCGATCCAGACCACCGCCATCCTGAGGAACCCAGCAATGGACACCTTCTACTACTACGTGCCGCTGGTCGGGCTCTCGCTCGGGACCAAGCGGCTGCGCGTGCCGGCGGCAAGCCTCGCGATAAACCCCGACGGCACCGGCGGCACCATCGTCGACTCGGGCAGCACCATGGCGCACCTCGCGGGGAAGGCGTTCGACGCCGTGAAGAAGGCCGTGCTGGAGGCGGTGAAGCTCCCGGTGTTTAACGGGACCGTCGAGGACTACGAGCTGTGCTTCGCGGTGCCGAGCGGCGTGGCGATGGCCGCAGTCAAGACGCCGCCGCTCGTGCTCCACTTCGACGGCGGCGCGGCCATGGCGCTGCCCCGGGATAACTACTTCCAGGAGCCGAGAGCCGGGCTGATGTGCCTCGCGGTGGCCAGGTCGCCGGAGGACCTCGGCGCGCCCATCTCCATCATCGGCAACGTCCAGCAGCAGAACATGCACGTCCTCTTTGATGTCCACAACCAAAAGTTCTCCTTCGCGCCAACCAAATGTCACGACATCTGA